The nucleotide sequence GAGGGGTGAGCGTGGACGTCCTGGGGTTCGTCGTGATCGTGGTGGTGGGCTTCACCGCCGCCGCGGAGTTCGGCTCGTACGCGTTCGTGCACCCGGTGATCCGCCGGCTGCCGCCGGAGTACCACGTCCGCGTCGAGCAGGGCCTGCTCCGGACGTTCGGCATCGTCATGCCGCCGCTGATGACGGGGAGCCTGGTGCTCGCCATCACCAACGCGGCACGCGGCGGGACCGAGGGCGGCCCGCTGTGGCTGCGGGTGGCCGCCGCGGTGGCGTGGGGCCTCGGCATCGTGTCGACCGTTCTGGTGAACGTGCCGATCAACCTGGCCACGCTGCGCTGGGACCCGGACGCGCCGCCGGAGACCTGGCAGCGCACGCGGTCGCGGTGGGAGTGGTTCCAGGGGTTCCGCTCGTGGATGTACCTGGTCAGCTTCGTGCTGGTGGTCTGGGCCGCGACGTCCGCCTGAGCGGCCGCCGCGGCCCGGGCGGGGGCTGGATGAATGAGTCCAGTTCTCAC is from Jiangella alkaliphila and encodes:
- a CDS encoding DUF1772 domain-containing protein, with the protein product MDVLGFVVIVVVGFTAAAEFGSYAFVHPVIRRLPPEYHVRVEQGLLRTFGIVMPPLMTGSLVLAITNAARGGTEGGPLWLRVAAAVAWGLGIVSTVLVNVPINLATLRWDPDAPPETWQRTRSRWEWFQGFRSWMYLVSFVLVVWAATSA